Within the Gemmatimonadota bacterium genome, the region GAGGAAATCCTCGCGCTCGAGATCCAGAATGTCGTCCAGACGTCGATAGCCGGCATTCTCCAGGATCGCAACCGTCGCAGGCGGCAATCCTTCGATGTCGGCCAACTTTGGATTGGTTGCGTTCGGGTGATCTTCGAGCGGTGCAAACGGCAGCGTATCAGCCGCGCGCTCCATCCACTCCCGGCTCGAGTAGAGATCGATCTTCCACTCGGTGAGCTCCGATGCGAGACGCACGTTCTGTCCATTCTTGCCGATCGCCAGCGAAAGCTGATCCTCGTCGACGATCGCCTGAATCGTGCGCGTGGTGGCGTCACTGAATACCCGCGCAACCTTGGCGGGTGCCAGCGCGAGGCGCGCAAAGCGTTCCGGATCGCCAGACCACGGGACGATATCGATGCGCTCACCGCTCAGCTCGTTTACTACGGCCTGCACGCGCGCGCCCTTTACGCCGACACACGCGCCGACCGGATCGACCGCCTCGTCACGCGAGAAGACGGCGATCTTGGTACGGCTTCCAACTTCGCGCGCGACAGAGCGGATCTCCACCGTGCCGGCCTGAATCTCCGGCACTTCGAGCTTGAACAGCGCCTGCACGAAGAGACCGTCCGCGCGGCTGAGCACGAGGCGGGGTCCCTTGGGTGTCTCCTCGACCTTCTTGAGAACTGCGCGAATCGGCTCGCCCTGATGATAGTGCTCGCGATGATTCTGCTCGCGGTACGGCATCACGGCTTCTGCTTCGCGGAAGCGGTTGAGCATGATGACGAGCTTGCCGCGCTCGATCTGCTGAACCTCGCCGCTCAACAGCTCGCCAACGCGTGATGTGAACTCGTCGCGAATCTTGGAGCGCTCGCCCTCGCGCACGCGCTGCAGAATGCGCTGCTTGGCCGCCTGCACTGCAGAGCGGCCGAACTCTGCAAAATCGGTCGGAATTTCCATTACGTCGCCGACCTGGAACTCCGGATCCTCGAAGCGTGCTTCTTCGAGCGATATCTCGCGAGCTGCGTCCTCGACCTTTTCCACGACGGTCTTGAGCAGCACGATACGAATGGCACCGCGATCTTCATCGATGTCGACTTCGGCCTGCACCGGACCGCCGTGCTTCTTGGCGAGTGCGGCGAGGATACCGTCCTGCAAGAGATCGCGCAGCTCCGAACTGTCCATTGACTTGGAGTTCGTCAGCTCGCGTATCGCTGTCAGGATGTTTCCAGATTCGACTGCCATGGTGCCTACCTCTTCCAGTTGATTTCAGCATCATCGCTAATGCCAGGCGACGACACTTCGAGCGTATAGAACTCGCCCAGCGACCTGTCGGCATCGAGGCGTTCCTCGATGGCGCGCGACGCACGAGCGCAATCTCCGGCGGTGACACCTTCGCCATCGCGCCGATTGATTCTCACCTCGAGCACCGCCCGACTTCTGGTCCCACGTTGCCGGACACTAAAAACATCAAACCCCAGAGGTGCAATCGCTTGTCCCACAACGTCTTGCAAGGCAGGGCTCATGTGATTTCTAACTGACCTCTATGAATAAAAAAATGCGGGGGACCACCCCACATTGAAAACGCCTCCAAGGTGCGGGGCGTGATGGAAATCTACTCATATAAGAGCAGAAAGCAACTCTGTGAGTAGGGGGCGGCGGGATAGCCGGCTGGGAGCCAACCGACGAAGCTCTAGCAGCCCGACATTCCTACACTTTCTGCGCCAGCGCCACTATCCGCTGAACCTGGTCCTCCTGGGTGAGATAGGTGGTATCGATCAGAACCGCGTCGCGCGCCTGAAGGGTGTTGGTGGCGTCACTGGCATCGCGCTCGACCAGCCGACGGGTCTCGTCGGCGATTTCGGCGTCGGTGGCCGAGCGCTCCAGACGTTGGTGCAGACGGCGACGGGCGCGCTCCCACGGATCGGCGACCAGAAAGATCTTGAGCTGCGCGTCGGGAAAGACGACGCTCCCGATGTCGCGACCGTCCACTACTACGTTCTCAGTCGCGGCTGCTCGACGGAGTTCCGCGTTCACCGCGGCGCGGACCTCAGGCATCTGCGCGACTGCCGATACGGCCGCTGTAACCTCGGCGGAGCGCGGGTCCGCGATGCCGAGACGGCGGCCGGTTTCGGCGCGATACAGCGCGCCCGAGTCCAGGTGCCTGTATCCCAGCTCGCGCGCCACCCATGCCGCTGTTGACGATTTTCCCGAGGCTGCCGGACCATCGATAGCGATCACCACTGTGCTACGCGACACGTCGCAGATCGCTCCAGAACGAAGGATAGGACACACTGACGCATTCAGGGCCGACGATATCGATCTCGTTGTCAGGGAGCGCGCCGAGTACGCCGAAGGCCATGGCGATGCGATGGTCGCCGTGCGTCTCGATGCGGCCTGAAAGTGGCGCACGACTCCCGCGAATGGCCATGCCGTCGGACCGCTCTTCGGCGTCCACACCAATGGCCTGCAGATTACGCACGACGGCTGAAATGCGGTCGCTCTCTTTCACTCGCAGCTCGGCCGCGCCGCTGATCACGGTCTCTCCATCCGCTCGCGCGGCAAGGCACGCGAGTATCGGGACCTCGTCGATCATCGAAGGCATCTCGGCGGCGCCGACATTCACGGAGCGCAGGGAGTCGGTGCCTGTCGCGCGGATGGTGGCAGTAGGTTCGCCGCCTTCATCGGAGGAGTCCAAAAGCGAAACCACCGCGCCCATCCGTTGAACCACGTCGAGAAAGCCGGTGCGGGTGGGATTGACGCAGACGCCAGGCATGTCGAGTGTGCGGCCGGGAACCAGCGCCGCGAGCGCTACGAAAAACGCCGCGGAGGAGGGATCGCCGGGTACGTGCGTGTCCACCGCGCGCATCGAGCGCGCAACACCGATGGATACAGATTCACCGTCCACCACAATCGGAATTCCACGTGCAGCGAGCATGCGCTCCGTGTGATCGCGCGACCGGGTCGGCTCCGTCACGTTGGCGCTCACCTGCGCGTTGAGCGCCGCGAGAAGAATGGCGCTCTTTACCTGCGCGCTCGCCGTGGGACTGTTCCAGCCGATGCTTCCGAGAGTGCCGCCATGGATGGTCAACGGGAGACCATCGCCATCGCCCCCCATCGTAAAGTGTGCACCCATCTGCTCGAGTGGCTCGGTGACTCTTCGCATCGGCCGGCGACTGAGACTCGCGTCGCCGATGAGCGTACTGTCGAAGGGATGCGCGGCGAGCACGCCGGCCATGAGGCGCGCCGTGGTGCCACTGTTGCCGCAGTCGAGCGGCCGTTTGGGAACCAGGAGGCCGCGAAGTCCACGTCCGTGAACTGCTATGCCCTCCTTGTCGGGCTCGATGCGTACACCGAGCGCGCTCAACACCGACGCGGTGCTGTCGATGTCGGCAGAGCGCAGAAGACCGCTGATATGGCTCGTGCCATCAGAAAGCGCAGCGAGAATCAGACTGCGATGAGAGATGGACTTGTCGCCCGGAACCCGCACGACGCCGCGAATGGACGCGATGCCGGTCATCGGAGAGCCTCCTCGAGTGCCGTCGCCGCGTCAGTGCGCTCGTCGCGATATTTGACGATGATCGGCGTAACGATCGAGAGTTTCATTTCAGTTGCCCACTCGGATGACGCGGGTCGCGTGCCGGGTATCACGACCGCGCCCATCGGAATGATGAGTGGCCGATCCGGCGATGCTCTGTAGACGGTCTGGTTGACGAGGTCGAACACGGGTGTGCTGCGCGTGAGAACGACGCCCGCTCCGAGAACTGCCCTGCTCCGAACTACGGTCCCCTCGTACACACCGCAATTTCCACCGACGACGACGTCATCTTCTATGACAACTGGAGCTGCGTTGATTGGTTCGAGCACTCCACCAAGCTGCGCCGCAGCACTCAGGTGCACCCGCTCACCGACCTGCGCGCACGATCCGACAAGAGCGTGGGAGTCGATCATGGTCCCTGCACCGACGTATGCGCCGACGTTGACGTAACTGGGCGGCATGCACACGACGCCGCGAGCAAGGAATGCTCCGCGCCGGATGGAAGAACCTCCCGGAACCACGCGAATGCCATCGCTCAACCGAAGCGCGCGCGGCGGGTAGGTATCCTTGTCGAAGAACGAAAACGTTACATCGGTGTCACCGGACCGCGCAAACGACATGTCGACCACGGCACCAACACGAAAACCGAGCAGAATGCCAAGCTTGACCCATGGTACGGCGCACCAATCGCCAGTGGCCGCGCGCGCAGCTGCGCGCACGGCGCCGGCCTCGAGCAACGTGAGCAGCTCATCGACTGCGGCGCGCGCATCCGGTGGCGGGGTCCCACGGACCGAAGCGAACGCTTCGATCCTGCTGGCGAGCGCTTCGTGTGCATGGCTCGAACCAAGCGTCATGCTGGTAGTGCTCCGACCGAGACGAGTGCTGCGCGCACCAACCCATGATGCTGGCGGGCGAGCGGGACGAGTGGAAGGCGAAGGTTGTCGCCCATCAGCTTCATCATCGCGAGAGCAGCCTTGACCGGTATCGGATTCGATTCGACGAAGGCTGCGTGAGTCCAGGGCGCGAGGCGACTATCGATGGCTCGCGCATCATCGTAGTCGCCGCGGTGCGCGGCCGCGCAGAGTTGTGTGACGAGTGCCGGGGTCACATTGGACGTCACGGACGTCACACCGTCGCCGCCGGCCACCATCACGGCAAGCGTGAGTGCGTCGTCTCCCGACAGTACAGAGAAATCGCGGGGCCGATGGCGAAGAATCTGGGTTATCTGGGCGAGATTTCCCGAAGCCTCCTTCACCGCTACAATATTTGGGTGAGTGGCGAGCTCGAGCGTCGTCTCGGCTGTCACATTGCTTGCTGTGCGTCCCGGCACGTTGTACACGACCACAGGCAGATCGATCGTATCAGCGATCGCGCGGAAGTGTGCCACTATGCCGCGTTGCGGCGGTTTGTTGTACGACGGCGACACGTGCAAGAGGTGCGTCGCGCCCGCGTCGCGCATCATCCTGGAGTTTGCCAGCGCGCGCGCAGTATCGTTGGATCCTGCGCCCGCGACGACAGGGATTCGTCCGGCAACCACTTCTACCGTGATCTCGACAACGCGCCGCTGTTCGTCCGCGGTCATCGTTGCGGCCTCTCCGGTCGATCCGCAAGGCACGATGTAGTTGATCCCCTCCTCTATCTGCCATGCGACGAAGCTTCGTAATGCCTTTTCGTCCAGCTCACCCGCCGTGGTGAACGGAGTGACTATCGCGGTGCCAGCACCACGCAGCATGGGAACTGTCGATTTCATCGAACCTCCTCATTGGATAACACATCGTCCAGCGTGAAGACGCCACGACGTCCGATCAGCCATCTGGCCGCGACGAGTGCGCCCTCCGCGAATACCCGCCTGTCGCGCGCTTCGTGCGAGATGACGATCTGCTCGAAACCACCGTCGAGAATGAGCGTGTGCGTGCCGGGCACGGAGCCGACGCGAACGCTCGTTATCGGAACCTCGCGAGCCGATCCCTCCGCGAACTTTTGCTGCAGCATGCGCGCCGTGCCGGATGGCGCGTCCTTCTTCTCCGCGTGATGCGTCTCCACCAGCGCGGCATCGAAGGTCGGGAGATTCGCGAAGATCTCACCCGCGCGACGCATCATGCGGGCTACCGCATGTACGCCGAGCGAGAAATTCGGCGCCCACAACAGTGACCCGCCTTTTTCCGAGACGAGCCGCGAAATCTCCGGCAGCTCACCATACCAACCAGTTGTACCGATCACGATCGGGCATCCGGCGATGATACACGCCCGGGCATTCGCCGCAGCTGCGCCGGGCTCCGTGAATTCAATCGCCACCTGTGCACCGGCGAGCGAACTCGAGTCGATGACAGTGCCGGCGCCCAGCGTCGCGACAACGTCGATCCCGCTCGTACGTGCAAGATGCGCGACTGCCGTTCCCATCTTACCCGGGCCGATTACTGCCAGCCGAAGCGCAGTCATGAATTCGCCTCATGAGGAAAGAACTCGGCATGCAGCGACCGCATGGCATCCTGCATCGAGGGGCCGTCAACGACAACGGTGAGATTGATGCCGCTGGCGCTCAGTGAAACCATGTGAACGTGCATGCCGCCGAGCGCCTGCAGCGCCCGGCCCATGCAGTCGCCGCGGTCACCGATGCCGGATCCGACTATCGCAACGACAGCACGATCCCGCTCGATCGAAACGTCGCCGAGCAGGCGCAGGTCGATGAGCAGCTCATCCAGTCGCGTGGCGTCATCGAGCGTAACCGAGACGGATACTTCGGAAGTGGAGACGACGTCGACCGATGTGCGCTGCCGCTCGAAGATCTCGAAAACGCTGCGCAGAAAGCCCTTCGCGAGCAGCATGCGGGGCGCGCTCACCCGCACTGTCGTAACGTCGCCCTTGGCGGCGATGGCCGTCACCGGACGGCGCGGAGCGTCGAACATGATTCGCGTCCCGGATCGCGTCGGGTTACGCGTGTTGTAGATGTACACGGGGATTCCACGCCGGACAGCCGGTGCAATCGTATTCGGATGCAACACCTTGGCCCCGAACGACGCGAGCTCCGACGCTTCGTCGAATCGGATCTGCGAGATGAGCTTCGCATCGCTCACCACGCGAGGATCGGCGGTGAGCATTCCGTCCACATCAGTCCATATCTCGATGTCGTCGGCCCCGAGGGCTGCACCGAGCAGCGACGCGGTGTAATCGGAGCCGCCGCGCCCGAGCGTCGTCGTAACGCCGGCCGCTGTAGCACCGATGTAGCCGCCGAGCACCGGAATGATTCCTGACCGGACCATCGGCGCGACACGATCGCGCGCGCGGTCCGAGATCGCATCCAGACTCGGCTCCGCCTGGTTGAAATGGTCGCTGGTGACAATGACTTCGCGCGCGTCCAGATGCTGCGCTGGAATTCCTCGCGCGCGGAATGCCTCGGTGACCAGCAAGGCGGACATCTGCTCACCGAACGACGCGACTGCATCGAGGCTCCGCGGTGTTATGTGGCCGAGCGTCGTGAGCGCCTCGGCCAGGCTCGCGACCTCATCGCACATCGCGGCAATCTCCGCAGCAGTGTCTGGACCACCCGGGACATCGCGAAGCAGAACGTCGCACATCGCGACGTGCCGCTCGCGAATGTGCTCGACCGACCGGAGTGCGCCGATGAGCTGACCGCGCGCCGCCTGTTCCGCGATGCCGAGCAGCTCGGTCGTGGTGCCGCTCGCCGCGGAGACTACCACGACAGGCGCGCGATGCAGCCGGCTCGCGACGACATCCGCCGCGCGGCAGATCGCATCCGCATCGCCGACGGAGGTGCCACCAAATTTGACGACTATCACGGACGAGCCACGTAGCCCTGAGTGACGAGCAGCTCCGCGTTCATTATTGCGCCGCCCGCCGCGCCACGGATGGTGTTGCTGCCCATCGCTACCATCCGTACATCGAGCAGCTCGTCGCGCCGGATGCGTCCCACCGTGACGGTCATCCCGTTGCCCCGCATCACGTCGCGGCGCGGCTGCGGGTGATCCGGCGCTGTCGTGACGACGATCGGCCGATGGGGCCGCGATGGAAGATCCATGGCTTCCTCGCGGCCGGTCCACGCCATGATGGCGTCGGACACCTGCTCCGGCGTCGCGGAGGACGCGAGCCCGATCGACATGCAGGTCGTGTGTCCGTGCTCGACCGGAACACGATTGGCGTGCGCAGTCACCCGGAACGGCGCCGACTCGATCGCATTCTCATTCACGACGCCAAGCAGCTTGCCGATCTCGGCTTCGATCTTCGGCTCCTCGTCCGCGATGTATGGAATGACGTTGCCCATTATGTCGAGCGATGGTACGCCCGGGTATCCGGCGCCAGAGACCGCCTGCATGGTCGCGATGAACATGCTGGTTATACCAAAGGCTTCATGCAGCGGCGCCAGCGGTAGCGCCGCAACGGTGGATGAACAGTTCGCATTCGTCACGAGCGCGCCCGTCCATCCACGGTGTTTGCGCTGCGCGTCGATCACGGCGAGGTGTTGCGCATTGATCTCGGGGATGAGCAGCGGAACGTCGCTCAGCATGCGGTGATTCTTGGCGTTGCTGCAAACGAACCTGCCGGCGCGTGCGAATGCAATCTCAACGTCGCCCGCGACGCCCGAGTCGAGCGCTGAAAAGACTATCGAAGATGAAACCGAATCGGGCGTGCACGGCGTCACCGTGAGCGACGCGACATCCGCTGGCATTTCTCCCTCGAGCCAGTGCGTGGCATCTGCGTATCGCCTGCCCGCAGATCTTTCTGATGCTGCAACCTCGGCGACACGAAACCACGGGTGGTCGCGCAACAGTCTGATGAAAGTCTGGCCCACGGCGCCAGTTGCGCCGAGCACCGCGACCGGCATCCGGTCGCGAGCGATATCATTGCCGGTCATTGAGCTAGCAGTTGCCTTACGAGTGAAACATACGTCGAGACACTCGCACGCAGCTCATCGACATCGACGTATTCGTCGGGTGTGTGTGCCACATGGATGGATCCCGGTCCGAACAACAGCGGAGTTCCCCAGCGAGAGAGCAGCGGGATATCGGACGTGTATGAGACCGGTGCGACCTCGTAGCCATCCAGCACGTGAAAGTGCTGAGCCGGAATCGTCGATCCGAATTCGACGTCTGCGCCACCTGCGTGGGCCCAGTCCGAAATGAGGCGCTTGATTGGCTCGACGTCGCTCACGAGACGCAGCATCACTTCCGACTCCGCGCTTCCGGGAATGATGTTCGCTTCAGTTCCACCGGTGATCGTCCCGATGTTCACCGTCGTTGCACCGAGCACCGGATCGAAGGGGAAATCCACGTCATGGATCGTCGGAAGCAAACGCAGCAGCGGCTCGATGGCCGAGGCGCCGAGTTCTGGATAGGCGGAGTGCGCCTCCCGTCCGTGCGTGCGGACGATGAAGCGCAACGATCCCTTGCAGCCGCTCGCCAGCTTGCTCTCGGTTGGCTCACCGTTGACGAGGTAGCGACTGGTCGCCGCGAGATTGTTGGCGGCGCGTGCGCCGTCGGATCCTTTCTCCTCGCCCACCACGAAGAGGAGATCCACGCGGTCTTCGCCTTCGCTTACGAGCTGCTCGGCTGCCGCCATCATTGCAGCTGCGATTCCCTTCGCGTCGCACGCGCCGCGGCCGTAGAGACGATTGCCGCTCAGCCTTGGCGGATGATAGGGCGGCACGGTGTCGAGATGCG harbors:
- the asd gene encoding aspartate-semialdehyde dehydrogenase produces the protein MTGNDIARDRMPVAVLGATGAVGQTFIRLLRDHPWFRVAEVAASERSAGRRYADATHWLEGEMPADVASLTVTPCTPDSVSSSIVFSALDSGVAGDVEIAFARAGRFVCSNAKNHRMLSDVPLLIPEINAQHLAVIDAQRKHRGWTGALVTNANCSSTVAALPLAPLHEAFGITSMFIATMQAVSGAGYPGVPSLDIMGNVIPYIADEEPKIEAEIGKLLGVVNENAIESAPFRVTAHANRVPVEHGHTTCMSIGLASSATPEQVSDAIMAWTGREEAMDLPSRPHRPIVVTTAPDHPQPRRDVMRGNGMTVTVGRIRRDELLDVRMVAMGSNTIRGAAGGAIMNAELLVTQGYVARP
- the aroA gene encoding 3-phosphoshikimate 1-carboxyvinyltransferase translates to MTGIASIRGVVRVPGDKSISHRSLILAALSDGTSHISGLLRSADIDSTASVLSALGVRIEPDKEGIAVHGRGLRGLLVPKRPLDCGNSGTTARLMAGVLAAHPFDSTLIGDASLSRRPMRRVTEPLEQMGAHFTMGGDGDGLPLTIHGGTLGSIGWNSPTASAQVKSAILLAALNAQVSANVTEPTRSRDHTERMLAARGIPIVVDGESVSIGVARSMRAVDTHVPGDPSSAAFFVALAALVPGRTLDMPGVCVNPTRTGFLDVVQRMGAVVSLLDSSDEGGEPTATIRATGTDSLRSVNVGAAEMPSMIDEVPILACLAARADGETVISGAAELRVKESDRISAVVRNLQAIGVDAEERSDGMAIRGSRAPLSGRIETHGDHRIAMAFGVLGALPDNEIDIVGPECVSVSYPSFWSDLRRVA
- a CDS encoding (d)CMP kinase, with the protein product MSRSTVVIAIDGPAASGKSSTAAWVARELGYRHLDSGALYRAETGRRLGIADPRSAEVTAAVSAVAQMPEVRAAVNAELRRAAATENVVVDGRDIGSVVFPDAQLKIFLVADPWERARRRLHQRLERSATDAEIADETRRLVERDASDATNTLQARDAVLIDTTYLTQEDQVQRIVALAQKV
- a CDS encoding dihydrodipicolinate reductase C-terminal domain-containing protein; this encodes MTALRLAVIGPGKMGTAVAHLARTSGIDVVATLGAGTVIDSSSLAGAQVAIEFTEPGAAAANARACIIAGCPIVIGTTGWYGELPEISRLVSEKGGSLLWAPNFSLGVHAVARMMRRAGEIFANLPTFDAALVETHHAEKKDAPSGTARMLQQKFAEGSAREVPITSVRVGSVPGTHTLILDGGFEQIVISHEARDRRVFAEGALVAARWLIGRRGVFTLDDVLSNEEVR
- the dapA gene encoding 4-hydroxy-tetrahydrodipicolinate synthase — its product is MKSTVPMLRGAGTAIVTPFTTAGELDEKALRSFVAWQIEEGINYIVPCGSTGEAATMTADEQRRVVEITVEVVAGRIPVVAGAGSNDTARALANSRMMRDAGATHLLHVSPSYNKPPQRGIVAHFRAIADTIDLPVVVYNVPGRTASNVTAETTLELATHPNIVAVKEASGNLAQITQILRHRPRDFSVLSGDDALTLAVMVAGGDGVTSVTSNVTPALVTQLCAAAHRGDYDDARAIDSRLAPWTHAAFVESNPIPVKAALAMMKLMGDNLRLPLVPLARQHHGLVRAALVSVGALPA
- the lysC gene encoding lysine-sensitive aspartokinase 3, translating into MIVVKFGGTSVGDADAICRAADVVASRLHRAPVVVVSAASGTTTELLGIAEQAARGQLIGALRSVEHIRERHVAMCDVLLRDVPGGPDTAAEIAAMCDEVASLAEALTTLGHITPRSLDAVASFGEQMSALLVTEAFRARGIPAQHLDAREVIVTSDHFNQAEPSLDAISDRARDRVAPMVRSGIIPVLGGYIGATAAGVTTTLGRGGSDYTASLLGAALGADDIEIWTDVDGMLTADPRVVSDAKLISQIRFDEASELASFGAKVLHPNTIAPAVRRGIPVYIYNTRNPTRSGTRIMFDAPRRPVTAIAAKGDVTTVRVSAPRMLLAKGFLRSVFEIFERQRTSVDVVSTSEVSVSVTLDDATRLDELLIDLRLLGDVSIERDRAVVAIVGSGIGDRGDCMGRALQALGGMHVHMVSLSASGINLTVVVDGPSMQDAMRSLHAEFFPHEANS
- the nusA gene encoding transcription termination factor NusA codes for the protein MAVESGNILTAIRELTNSKSMDSSELRDLLQDGILAALAKKHGGPVQAEVDIDEDRGAIRIVLLKTVVEKVEDAAREISLEEARFEDPEFQVGDVMEIPTDFAEFGRSAVQAAKQRILQRVREGERSKIRDEFTSRVGELLSGEVQQIERGKLVIMLNRFREAEAVMPYREQNHREHYHQGEPIRAVLKKVEETPKGPRLVLSRADGLFVQALFKLEVPEIQAGTVEIRSVAREVGSRTKIAVFSRDEAVDPVGACVGVKGARVQAVVNELSGERIDIVPWSGDPERFARLALAPAKVARVFSDATTRTIQAIVDEDQLSLAIGKNGQNVRLASELTEWKIDLYSSREWMERAADTLPFAPLEDHPNATNPKLADIEGLPPATVAILENAGYRRLDDILDLEREDFLKLPGIMIEDAEKLVAIIDELTTDAPDEEATAAQSETSEPATPDAEPPVTT
- a CDS encoding 2,3,4,5-tetrahydropyridine-2,6-dicarboxylate N-succinyltransferase, translating into MTLGSSHAHEALASRIEAFASVRGTPPPDARAAVDELLTLLEAGAVRAAARAATGDWCAVPWVKLGILLGFRVGAVVDMSFARSGDTDVTFSFFDKDTYPPRALRLSDGIRVVPGGSSIRRGAFLARGVVCMPPSYVNVGAYVGAGTMIDSHALVGSCAQVGERVHLSAAAQLGGVLEPINAAPVVIEDDVVVGGNCGVYEGTVVRSRAVLGAGVVLTRSTPVFDLVNQTVYRASPDRPLIIPMGAVVIPGTRPASSEWATEMKLSIVTPIIVKYRDERTDAATALEEALR
- a CDS encoding M20/M25/M40 family metallo-hydrolase — encoded protein: MTDVVALAAELLSIQSFTRDEGAAIDFVARWLVSRHWNVSIQEVSPGRGNVWASRRGGGVTLSTHLDTVPPYHPPRLSGNRLYGRGACDAKGIAAAMMAAAEQLVSEGEDRVDLLFVVGEEKGSDGARAANNLAATSRYLVNGEPTESKLASGCKGSLRFIVRTHGREAHSAYPELGASAIEPLLRLLPTIHDVDFPFDPVLGATTVNIGTITGGTEANIIPGSAESEVMLRLVSDVEPIKRLISDWAHAGGADVEFGSTIPAQHFHVLDGYEVAPVSYTSDIPLLSRWGTPLLFGPGSIHVAHTPDEYVDVDELRASVSTYVSLVRQLLAQ